Proteins from a single region of Pseudorasbora parva isolate DD20220531a chromosome 22, ASM2467924v1, whole genome shotgun sequence:
- the krt95 gene encoding keratin 95 isoform X1 yields the protein MKSFESFMTNIHKTVPPTPDLMQNSTAGTALDLHFYIRGQSRAQRCHPHQDSLTDFFSVLSGFISSPYPSTMSCSFRTLSCHGPKTMTSKSIITPISCGTITTCAPKAYSVYGCGFGGSTRIASSGYRRVGCFPDLPCKIGGGRYGRLNSGGYGIMVGNCDYFQLNEKTTMQSLNDRLACYLEKVRSLEAANAALERQIREYYENKGPICQRDYSAYWNTIECLKEKIGAAAINNANILLQIDNSKLAADDFRMKFEHELVMRQSVEADIANLRRLLDQTTLRKADLEMQIETLQEDLACLRKNHQEDVAALMCQLMNTKVCVEVDAAPQQDLNKVLDEIRCHYEAIIDKHRRDQECWFKEKTAQLCKDVACHTECLESSQSQISDLRRTLQCLEIELQSQISMRGALECSLLDTEARYSDILAGFQKHINTYEAELCQVRSGIEQQGRDYDLLLDIKSRLEQEIATYRCLLENQGIQGIQGKGEVYVCTTPVDAVVRCKQVI from the exons ATGAAGAGCTTTGAGAGCTTTATGACCAACATCCACAAAACTGTCCCACCTACACCGGACCTCATGCAAAACTCCACTGCAG GAACCGCCCTGGATCTCCATTTCTATATAAGAGGTCAGAGCCGGGCTCAAAGGTGCCATCCTCATCAGGACAGTCTAACAGATTTCTTCAGTGTCCTCTCTGGGTTCATCTCATCTCCATATCCATCCACCATGTCGTGCTCTTTCCGTACGTTATCCTGCCACGGTCCCAAGACCATGACCTCAAAATCCATAATTACTCCAATTAGCTGTGGTACAATAACTACTTGTGCACCCAAAGCCTACAGTGTGTATGGCTGTGGTTTTGGAGGAAGCACTCGCATCGCTTCATCCGGTTATCGGCGTGTTGGTTGCTTCCCAGATCTGCCCTGCAAAATTGGTGGAGGACGTTATGGCAGACTGAACAGTGGAGGATACGGAATCATGGTTGGGAACTGTGACTACTTCCAGCTGAATGAGAAGACCACCATGCAGAGCCTGAATGATCGTCTGGCATGCTACCTTGAGAAGGTGCGCTCCCTGGAGGCTGCCAATGCCGCTCTGGAGAGGCAGATCCGCGAGTACTATGAGAATAAGGGGCCGATCTGCCAGAGGGACTACAGCGCCTACTGGAACACCATTGAATGCCTGAAGGAAAAG ATTGGAGCTGCTGCCATCAACAACGCCAACATCCTGCTGCAGATCGACAACTCTAAACTGGCTGCTGATGACTTCAGGATGAA atttgagcaCGAGTTAGTAATGCGGCAGTCTGTGGAAGCTGACATCGCCAACCTGCGTCGCTTGCTGGATCAGACGACCCTGAGAAAGGCCGACCTGGAGATGCAGATCGAGACTCTGCAGGAAGATCTAGCATGTTTGAGGAAGAACCACCAGGAG GATGTGGCAGCACTAATGTGTCAGTTGATGAACACAAAAGTGTGTGTGGAAGTGGATGCTGCTCCTCAGCAAGACCTGAACAAGGTTTTGGACGAAATCCGTTGTCATTACGAGGCCATCATAGACAAACACCGCAGAGATCAGGAGTGCTGGTTTAAAGAGAAG ACAGCACAACTGTGCAAAGACGTGGCCTGCCACACAGAATGTCTAGAAAGCTCTCAGTCACAGATCTCAGATTTGCGGCGTACCTTGCAGTGTCTGGAGATCGAGCTACAGTCTCAGATCAGCATG AGAGGAGCACTGGAGTGCTCACTGTTGGACACAGAGGCTAGGTACAGCGATATTCTAGCAGGTTTCCAGAAACATATCAACACATACGAGGCAGAGCTTTGTCAGGTGCGCTCTGGCATTGAGCAGCAGGGCAGAGACTATGATCTGCTGCTGGACATCAAGAGCCGTCTGGAGCAGGAGATCGCCACTTACAGGTGCCTCCTGGAGAATCAGGGCATTCAAGG AATTCAAGGAAAGG GTGAGGTGTATGTGTGTACTACGCCAGTCGACGCAGTAGTCAGATGCAAACAAGTCATATGA
- the krt95 gene encoding keratin 95 isoform X2 — MSCSFRTLSCHGPKTMTSKSIITPISCGTITTCAPKAYSVYGCGFGGSTRIASSGYRRVGCFPDLPCKIGGGRYGRLNSGGYGIMVGNCDYFQLNEKTTMQSLNDRLACYLEKVRSLEAANAALERQIREYYENKGPICQRDYSAYWNTIECLKEKIGAAAINNANILLQIDNSKLAADDFRMKFEHELVMRQSVEADIANLRRLLDQTTLRKADLEMQIETLQEDLACLRKNHQEDVAALMCQLMNTKVCVEVDAAPQQDLNKVLDEIRCHYEAIIDKHRRDQECWFKEKTAQLCKDVACHTECLESSQSQISDLRRTLQCLEIELQSQISMRGALECSLLDTEARYSDILAGFQKHINTYEAELCQVRSGIEQQGRDYDLLLDIKSRLEQEIATYRCLLENQGIQGIQGKGEVYVCTTPVDAVVRCKQVI; from the exons ATGTCGTGCTCTTTCCGTACGTTATCCTGCCACGGTCCCAAGACCATGACCTCAAAATCCATAATTACTCCAATTAGCTGTGGTACAATAACTACTTGTGCACCCAAAGCCTACAGTGTGTATGGCTGTGGTTTTGGAGGAAGCACTCGCATCGCTTCATCCGGTTATCGGCGTGTTGGTTGCTTCCCAGATCTGCCCTGCAAAATTGGTGGAGGACGTTATGGCAGACTGAACAGTGGAGGATACGGAATCATGGTTGGGAACTGTGACTACTTCCAGCTGAATGAGAAGACCACCATGCAGAGCCTGAATGATCGTCTGGCATGCTACCTTGAGAAGGTGCGCTCCCTGGAGGCTGCCAATGCCGCTCTGGAGAGGCAGATCCGCGAGTACTATGAGAATAAGGGGCCGATCTGCCAGAGGGACTACAGCGCCTACTGGAACACCATTGAATGCCTGAAGGAAAAG ATTGGAGCTGCTGCCATCAACAACGCCAACATCCTGCTGCAGATCGACAACTCTAAACTGGCTGCTGATGACTTCAGGATGAA atttgagcaCGAGTTAGTAATGCGGCAGTCTGTGGAAGCTGACATCGCCAACCTGCGTCGCTTGCTGGATCAGACGACCCTGAGAAAGGCCGACCTGGAGATGCAGATCGAGACTCTGCAGGAAGATCTAGCATGTTTGAGGAAGAACCACCAGGAG GATGTGGCAGCACTAATGTGTCAGTTGATGAACACAAAAGTGTGTGTGGAAGTGGATGCTGCTCCTCAGCAAGACCTGAACAAGGTTTTGGACGAAATCCGTTGTCATTACGAGGCCATCATAGACAAACACCGCAGAGATCAGGAGTGCTGGTTTAAAGAGAAG ACAGCACAACTGTGCAAAGACGTGGCCTGCCACACAGAATGTCTAGAAAGCTCTCAGTCACAGATCTCAGATTTGCGGCGTACCTTGCAGTGTCTGGAGATCGAGCTACAGTCTCAGATCAGCATG AGAGGAGCACTGGAGTGCTCACTGTTGGACACAGAGGCTAGGTACAGCGATATTCTAGCAGGTTTCCAGAAACATATCAACACATACGAGGCAGAGCTTTGTCAGGTGCGCTCTGGCATTGAGCAGCAGGGCAGAGACTATGATCTGCTGCTGGACATCAAGAGCCGTCTGGAGCAGGAGATCGCCACTTACAGGTGCCTCCTGGAGAATCAGGGCATTCAAGG AATTCAAGGAAAGG GTGAGGTGTATGTGTGTACTACGCCAGTCGACGCAGTAGTCAGATGCAAACAAGTCATATGA